A single Paenibacillus sp. FSL R5-0517 DNA region contains:
- a CDS encoding class I SAM-dependent methyltransferase has protein sequence MNNRERFTSRVDSYLKYRPSYPKEAIDYMYDVVGLRANSTISDIGSGTGIISKLLLERGSYVIAVEPNQAMREAAEQTLKSSPQFVSIAGSAESTGLPDQSVDFIVCAQAFHWFDQSAAQIEFRRILRPGGRVILIWNSRLTHGTPFREEYNQLLHTYGTDYQKVNHKNISQAILLSFFKEGSMHEMRFRMSQEFDFEGLKGRLLSSSYSPAPGHANYDPMISALRNLFDKNNQEGTVAFDYETEMFWGEV, from the coding sequence ATGAACAATAGAGAACGATTTACGAGTCGGGTCGATTCGTACTTGAAATACCGCCCGAGCTATCCAAAAGAGGCTATTGACTATATGTACGATGTCGTCGGTTTACGTGCGAACAGTACCATATCAGACATCGGTTCAGGTACTGGGATCATCTCAAAACTACTTCTGGAACGCGGAAGCTATGTAATAGCGGTCGAGCCAAATCAGGCTATGCGGGAAGCCGCCGAGCAAACGTTAAAAAGTAGTCCGCAATTCGTGAGTATAGCAGGTTCTGCAGAATCTACGGGATTACCTGATCAGTCGGTTGATTTTATTGTCTGTGCTCAGGCATTCCACTGGTTCGATCAATCCGCAGCCCAAATCGAGTTTCGCAGAATTCTACGGCCTGGCGGGAGAGTAATACTCATCTGGAATTCACGTCTTACACACGGTACTCCGTTTCGTGAAGAATACAATCAACTGCTCCATACATATGGAACCGACTACCAAAAAGTTAATCATAAAAATATTTCTCAGGCGATATTGCTCTCTTTTTTCAAGGAAGGTTCAATGCATGAAATGCGATTCAGAATGAGTCAGGAGTTCGATTTCGAAGGATTGAAAGGCAGGTTGCTATCATCTTCCTATAGCCCTGCACCAGGGCATGCAAATTACGATCCTATGATATCAGCACTGCGAAATTTATTTGATAAAAATAATCAAGAGGGTACTGTTGCATTCGACTATGAAACTGAAATGTTTTGGGGAGAAGTATAG
- a CDS encoding ABC transporter permease subunit, which yields MQAKLAADAVPISPKRKSWIRTIQKHKVMYALLLPALIYFAVFKYIPMAGIMIAFKNYNLALGLWDSPWVGFKNFTDFMNGVYFWDIMKNTIIISLYKLLFGFSAPIVLALLLNEVYSQWFKKIVQTITYLPHFLSWVIVYGIMVALLAPGDGLFNMIMKDFGFEPISFLTEPAWGRLLIILSEVWKDIGWGAILYLAALAGIDPSLYEAARMDGASKWRQLWHITLPGIRGVIILMLILKLSHILDAGFDQIFMFANTFNQEKIDIIDTWVYREGLERLKIGLATAVGLFKAVIGFALVLAANKLAKKFDGQIW from the coding sequence ATGCAAGCAAAATTGGCAGCGGACGCCGTTCCCATCTCCCCAAAGCGAAAGTCATGGATCAGGACAATACAAAAGCACAAAGTGATGTATGCTCTCTTATTACCAGCCTTAATTTACTTTGCCGTATTCAAATACATTCCCATGGCGGGAATCATGATTGCTTTTAAAAACTATAACCTCGCTCTGGGACTATGGGATAGCCCATGGGTGGGATTCAAAAATTTTACGGATTTTATGAACGGCGTTTATTTCTGGGACATCATGAAAAATACGATCATCATATCGCTGTATAAGCTATTGTTCGGATTCTCCGCGCCCATCGTACTTGCTTTACTCCTCAATGAAGTGTATAGCCAATGGTTTAAGAAAATCGTACAGACCATCACTTATTTGCCTCATTTTCTGTCATGGGTCATTGTTTATGGAATTATGGTGGCATTACTAGCCCCAGGTGATGGTCTCTTTAACATGATTATGAAGGATTTTGGTTTTGAACCCATCTCGTTTCTAACGGAACCTGCCTGGGGCAGATTGCTGATCATCTTATCTGAAGTATGGAAGGATATTGGATGGGGGGCAATATTGTACCTTGCCGCCTTGGCAGGAATAGATCCAAGCTTATATGAAGCGGCTCGAATGGATGGCGCTTCCAAATGGAGACAACTATGGCATATCACGTTACCTGGTATTCGAGGAGTCATTATTCTGATGCTGATTCTAAAATTAAGCCATATCCTGGATGCGGGTTTTGACCAAATATTCATGTTTGCCAACACGTTTAACCAGGAGAAGATCGACATTATCGACACATGGGTATACCGTGAAGGGTTGGAGCGTCTCAAGATTGGCTTGGCTACTGCTGTAGGGTTGTTTAAAGCTGTCATCGGATTTGCTTTGGTGTTGGCAGCGAATAAGCTCGCCAAAAAATTCGATGGGCAAATTTGGTGA
- a CDS encoding carbohydrate ABC transporter permease, with protein sequence MIHMTIGEKVWQTVVYVMLILLSLLCVLPFLYVVAVSVTPESEVLRRGIVIIPESFTFLAYKEVFVSHGIWQAYKITLFRTIVGTALNVFFTVIAAYPLSKKYLPGRSPFLLFIVFTMMFSGGLIPTYLLIRSLGLLNSPWVLIIPNLISAFNLVIIKGFFEQLPGEIEESARVDGASELQTLWRIILPLSLPVLSTISLFYAVGHWNSYFDAIVYINDSNYMPLQVILRNILLNVATQSADSLANSGAVSTFAVQMATVVVTTVPILIVYPFLQKHFTKGVLLGSVKG encoded by the coding sequence ATGATCCATATGACAATCGGTGAAAAAGTCTGGCAAACCGTCGTTTATGTAATGCTTATTTTGTTATCCCTACTTTGTGTGCTGCCCTTCCTCTATGTGGTTGCTGTCTCCGTAACGCCAGAATCGGAAGTATTAAGAAGAGGGATTGTGATTATACCCGAATCCTTTACCTTTTTGGCCTATAAAGAAGTATTCGTTTCTCACGGGATCTGGCAGGCGTATAAAATTACGTTGTTTCGAACGATTGTAGGCACTGCGTTAAATGTATTTTTTACAGTAATCGCGGCATATCCGTTATCCAAAAAATATTTGCCCGGAAGAAGTCCGTTTTTACTCTTCATTGTATTTACCATGATGTTCAGCGGGGGGTTAATTCCGACCTATCTACTAATTCGTTCTCTCGGATTGTTAAATAGTCCGTGGGTATTGATTATTCCCAATCTCATTAGTGCATTTAATCTGGTGATCATTAAAGGATTTTTTGAGCAACTACCTGGTGAAATCGAGGAATCCGCGAGGGTAGACGGTGCCAGTGAGCTTCAGACGTTATGGCGGATCATTTTACCTCTGTCGTTACCCGTGCTTTCAACCATTTCCTTGTTTTACGCAGTCGGGCATTGGAACAGTTATTTCGATGCCATTGTATATATCAATGATTCCAACTACATGCCACTTCAAGTGATTTTGCGCAATATCCTGCTTAACGTCGCAACGCAAAGCGCTGATTCGCTCGCCAATTCCGGAGCTGTCAGTACGTTCGCTGTGCAAATGGCTACAGTTGTTGTGACTACGGTCCCGATTTTGATCGTTTATCCATTTTTGCAAAAGCATTTTACCAAAGGTGTGCTCCTGGGATCCGTTAAAGGTTAA
- a CDS encoding extracellular solute-binding protein, with translation MQRKKISFAIMSAILGLGTLLSGCGGNEEVTSTTSSNVQDQSGQFATKMKISMFNQGTFNAAAPVPPRDEDIQRQMLEEEMNIDLDMMIPQAGQATTKLNTLIAGGDIPDLIFLKSRADLAQYYDQGVLADLTPYLDQFPELQKRFGNDSWEAMSYQGKTIGVPGYDNVNGISRSYFIRNDWLKKLNMDVPTTPDELFEVMKAFTEKDPDGNGKNDTYGFIGGMNKEGNLQTYGFDSLMWMFGVNPPSAVEIKDNEPVFLFIDPKMKEALAYINKMMAAKVVDPDWVTMNSPDLLDQKMFKGKVGFMIRDARRLEPDYQQKMKEISGEVPEWIVIPPMKGPYGDQIVERKSFQGNSWAISAKADEDKIIRILSMLNYLFTDEEAYPNFAYGIKGIHWDVVDGKIKNKTSELSKEMKEKYLWVDHYRMPRRGDDAEYFSFQNPKTAEAFKNNQQYVGPTLPGNLLTPDPSDTLDADRQRFINESLVKFMTGKEPLSNWDNFLQTLDTKFDMQKYKETAIQQFKDAGLIK, from the coding sequence ATGCAGCGTAAAAAGATTTCATTTGCTATTATGTCGGCAATCTTAGGACTTGGAACGCTATTGTCGGGTTGTGGGGGAAATGAAGAAGTTACATCGACAACCTCGAGTAATGTGCAAGACCAGTCTGGCCAGTTTGCAACCAAAATGAAGATCTCCATGTTTAACCAAGGTACGTTCAATGCTGCTGCTCCAGTACCTCCACGGGATGAAGATATTCAACGCCAAATGTTGGAAGAAGAGATGAACATCGACTTGGATATGATGATTCCTCAAGCGGGTCAAGCAACAACCAAACTGAACACGCTCATTGCAGGCGGGGATATTCCAGACTTGATCTTCTTGAAGAGTCGTGCTGATCTTGCACAATATTACGACCAAGGCGTGCTTGCGGATTTGACCCCTTATCTGGATCAGTTTCCTGAATTACAGAAACGGTTTGGCAATGACTCCTGGGAGGCGATGTCCTATCAAGGGAAAACGATCGGAGTTCCAGGCTATGATAATGTAAACGGTATCAGTCGTAGCTACTTCATCCGTAACGATTGGCTGAAAAAGTTGAATATGGATGTGCCAACGACACCTGACGAGTTGTTCGAAGTTATGAAAGCCTTTACAGAGAAAGATCCGGACGGGAATGGCAAAAACGATACGTACGGATTCATCGGCGGTATGAATAAAGAAGGCAATCTGCAAACCTACGGCTTTGATAGCCTGATGTGGATGTTTGGCGTTAATCCTCCTTCGGCCGTTGAGATAAAAGATAATGAACCGGTATTCCTGTTTATCGATCCCAAAATGAAAGAGGCACTTGCCTACATTAACAAAATGATGGCAGCCAAAGTCGTAGATCCGGATTGGGTGACGATGAATTCACCTGATCTGTTGGATCAAAAGATGTTTAAGGGTAAAGTTGGCTTCATGATCAGAGATGCCCGCAGGCTGGAACCGGATTATCAACAGAAAATGAAAGAAATTAGTGGAGAGGTGCCGGAATGGATCGTTATTCCTCCGATGAAAGGTCCTTACGGCGATCAGATTGTAGAGAGAAAATCGTTCCAGGGCAATTCATGGGCCATATCTGCAAAAGCGGACGAGGACAAAATCATTCGCATCTTGTCCATGCTGAATTATCTCTTTACGGATGAAGAAGCCTATCCGAATTTTGCATACGGAATCAAAGGGATTCATTGGGATGTGGTGGATGGCAAAATCAAAAATAAAACCTCCGAGTTATCGAAGGAAATGAAAGAGAAGTACCTGTGGGTCGATCATTATAGAATGCCGCGGCGCGGTGATGATGCGGAGTACTTCAGCTTCCAGAATCCGAAGACAGCGGAAGCCTTCAAGAACAATCAGCAATATGTGGGGCCAACGTTACCCGGTAATTTATTGACCCCAGACCCGAGCGACACCTTGGATGCTGACCGCCAACGGTTCATTAATGAAAGCTTGGTCAAATTTATGACGGGCAAAGAACCTCTTTCCAACTGGGACAATTTCCTCCAAACGTTGGATACCAAGTTTGATATGCAGAAATATAAGGAAACAGCCATCCAGCAATTTAAAGACGCCGGCCTCATCAAGTAA
- a CDS encoding histidine kinase yields MRRRISLPLKLFFIVFAFVLGCIILISQLSYRYVQKEIRTNDIYYTNQILDKVDQYFTVNFSSFQTILFSVETSVKANINHTEVIKEQLRELYELNSNYVSNIYLIKSDLSILGGSAPTRIFDEPLSERESLYDAADKNRRTTFVSEPYKSKYSGWTVTMVRYLNGAPFPMAIAVDLDLNAIEETLFKINKQEQMNLALITASGKIIAGFSENKGPLSIQDHTFSIGETSAEEILDTSETNLQLHTKDGIPVSLLKKPTEKFNWTIVSVNDESRLKAALSRLETYYIELLAAGLLLSLFISFMVAKFIRKPLYTLKTKMKQVEQGILTTTVTINRNDEFGDLSRAFDRMLQQIVELIRRAELHNELERKLEIQVLQSQINPHFLYNTLGSISNVIRLGQIEKVDVVIGSLISLLEYGIDDASEKVSLRQELRNVADYIEIQNIRYNRNFNLIEHIEAGLMDFPVFRMLLQPLVENSIFHGYNGGEIEGPITIHAYREEDYVIIEVVDQGEGIPADQLKHILISEPSEEEVKRKRIGLNNIHSRIRLHYGDQFGLDIISIPKEITRIRALFPAELQKGDA; encoded by the coding sequence ATGCGAAGAAGAATCAGCTTGCCTTTAAAATTGTTTTTTATCGTGTTCGCGTTTGTATTGGGCTGCATCATCTTGATAAGCCAATTATCTTATCGCTATGTCCAAAAAGAAATACGAACCAATGATATTTATTACACCAATCAAATATTAGACAAGGTGGACCAGTATTTCACCGTTAACTTTTCCTCCTTCCAAACGATCCTCTTCTCGGTTGAAACTTCGGTGAAAGCCAATATTAACCATACCGAAGTGATTAAAGAGCAATTAAGAGAACTGTATGAACTCAACAGTAATTATGTTAGTAATATTTATTTGATCAAAAGCGATTTATCCATTCTGGGCGGAAGTGCACCTACACGAATATTCGATGAACCTTTATCGGAAAGAGAATCTTTATATGATGCGGCTGACAAAAATAGAAGGACTACCTTTGTTAGTGAACCATACAAATCAAAGTACTCCGGCTGGACTGTTACGATGGTTCGTTATCTGAACGGTGCTCCGTTTCCTATGGCCATTGCGGTTGATCTGGATCTAAATGCCATTGAAGAAACCTTGTTCAAGATTAATAAACAGGAACAAATGAATCTGGCTCTGATCACCGCCTCAGGTAAGATCATTGCCGGATTTTCTGAAAATAAAGGACCCCTGAGTATTCAAGATCATACGTTTTCGATCGGGGAGACGTCAGCGGAAGAAATTTTGGATACGTCAGAAACAAATCTTCAACTGCATACGAAGGATGGTATTCCCGTCTCTCTTTTGAAGAAACCAACGGAGAAATTCAACTGGACCATTGTCTCCGTTAATGATGAATCCCGTTTGAAAGCAGCTTTGTCCAGATTGGAAACCTATTATATTGAGCTTCTGGCTGCAGGTCTTCTGTTAAGTTTGTTCATTTCTTTCATGGTTGCCAAATTTATAAGAAAACCACTATATACACTCAAAACAAAAATGAAACAGGTCGAACAAGGCATCCTCACAACGACAGTAACCATTAACCGGAACGATGAGTTTGGAGATCTTTCACGCGCATTTGATCGTATGTTACAGCAAATTGTTGAACTGATTCGCCGAGCCGAGCTTCATAATGAACTTGAGCGGAAGCTGGAAATTCAGGTATTACAGTCTCAAATAAACCCACATTTTCTGTATAACACGCTTGGTTCGATCAGCAATGTGATACGTCTTGGACAAATAGAGAAAGTCGATGTGGTAATCGGGTCGCTCATTTCATTATTGGAGTATGGGATAGACGATGCTTCTGAGAAGGTTTCCCTACGCCAGGAATTACGCAATGTAGCGGACTATATCGAGATCCAGAACATTCGGTATAACCGAAACTTCAATTTGATTGAACATATCGAAGCAGGATTAATGGATTTTCCGGTTTTCCGAATGTTGTTGCAGCCCCTTGTGGAGAATAGTATCTTCCATGGTTATAACGGAGGCGAAATTGAGGGACCTATTACGATTCATGCGTACAGGGAGGAAGACTATGTCATCATCGAAGTTGTTGACCAAGGTGAGGGAATTCCGGCCGACCAATTAAAGCATATTTTAATCTCAGAACCGAGTGAAGAGGAAGTAAAAAGAAAAAGAATCGGGTTGAATAATATTCATAGTCGAATAAGACTTCACTACGGAGATCAATTCGGACTGGATATCATTAGCATACCTAAGGAAATAACCCGCATACGCGCATTATTCCCGGCAGAATTGCAAAAAGGAGATGCATAA
- a CDS encoding response regulator: MGKEYTCFIVDDEDLIIQRLELFFSELSHRDKRFVLVGKANNGLNGIEEIIKLKPDIVISDIVMPRMDGISMIEQLKAELPHTQYILLTAYSSFEYAQRAIQANVLEYIVKVPLREADLNRALDKAAGILNEFEKKEAEFHSLNVSVLENKYRVRKQFFNELIRGEIPSHRASDFANRMQFHFFQANYCCFIVEMNTYESFRNEYAAADQNILKYAITNIIEETVMSGGSGVAADLSDNRFIGFLSWENNRSDMETEYACLSLGGQIISHLHQYLNQRVSVAFGGPHRGWESIKQAYTEATNVSEDFYYHTEKVVKTPMHRFQYHNDKKADFQQQVNDFLIRLKRKISKEELDSALAELLQFVSDHKIHKSVMAPMIRDLYREITVKFKSGNKLAMEAAEFPMEYMTFQEQLAYIGDFTFEYVHAGQRLHRAEIMNAIHFIEKNLKQRLTLEAIAEEVNLAPSYFSSLFKKTMNEGVISYINRKKINLALELLHVKDYSLLELCEEVGIVNEGYFCKLFKEYTGDTPKQYRIKMTR; encoded by the coding sequence ATGGGGAAAGAGTATACCTGCTTCATTGTTGACGATGAAGACCTGATCATTCAACGATTGGAATTGTTTTTTAGTGAGCTATCTCATAGGGATAAGCGATTTGTTCTAGTGGGAAAAGCAAATAATGGGCTGAATGGGATCGAGGAGATCATCAAACTTAAGCCGGATATCGTTATATCCGATATCGTTATGCCGCGAATGGACGGCATCTCCATGATTGAGCAGCTCAAGGCGGAACTCCCCCATACCCAGTACATACTTTTGACCGCCTATTCATCCTTTGAATACGCCCAGCGAGCTATTCAAGCCAACGTATTGGAGTACATTGTAAAGGTTCCGCTAAGGGAAGCCGATCTGAATCGAGCATTGGATAAGGCAGCTGGAATTCTAAATGAGTTTGAGAAAAAAGAAGCGGAATTTCACTCGTTAAACGTATCCGTACTTGAAAATAAATATAGAGTCCGTAAGCAATTTTTTAACGAACTGATCCGAGGTGAAATTCCTTCTCATCGGGCATCGGATTTTGCCAATCGTATGCAGTTTCATTTCTTTCAAGCCAACTATTGCTGCTTCATCGTTGAGATGAATACGTATGAAAGTTTCCGAAACGAATACGCTGCCGCAGATCAAAACATCTTGAAATATGCGATTACGAATATCATCGAAGAAACGGTGATGAGTGGCGGCAGCGGTGTAGCTGCGGATCTGTCCGATAATCGGTTTATTGGCTTTTTATCCTGGGAAAATAACCGCAGTGATATGGAAACGGAATACGCTTGCCTATCCTTGGGAGGGCAGATCATCTCTCATTTGCATCAATATTTGAATCAAAGGGTATCCGTCGCTTTTGGAGGTCCACACCGAGGATGGGAATCGATCAAACAGGCGTACACGGAAGCTACAAATGTAAGTGAGGATTTCTATTATCATACCGAAAAAGTAGTCAAAACACCGATGCATCGGTTCCAATACCATAATGACAAAAAAGCAGACTTTCAGCAGCAGGTGAATGATTTTCTTATACGGCTGAAACGAAAGATTTCCAAGGAAGAGCTCGACAGTGCACTTGCCGAACTGCTGCAATTTGTTTCGGACCATAAAATCCACAAGTCCGTCATGGCGCCCATGATTAGAGACTTGTACAGAGAAATTACCGTAAAGTTTAAATCAGGGAACAAGCTGGCTATGGAAGCAGCTGAATTCCCCATGGAATATATGACATTTCAAGAGCAGCTCGCCTATATTGGCGACTTCACATTTGAATACGTGCATGCAGGCCAACGATTACATCGTGCAGAAATCATGAATGCTATTCATTTTATAGAGAAAAACCTGAAACAGCGTTTAACGCTGGAGGCCATTGCGGAGGAAGTGAATTTAGCGCCATCGTATTTTAGCAGCTTATTCAAAAAAACAATGAACGAAGGTGTGATTAGCTACATCAACCGTAAAAAAATCAATCTCGCTCTCGAGTTGTTACATGTGAAGGATTATTCTTTATTGGAATTGTGCGAGGAAGTAGGCATTGTCAATGAAGGTTACTTTTGCAAACTTTTCAAAGAATATACCGGTGACACACCTAAGCAATATCGGATAAAAATGACACGGTAG
- a CDS encoding FAD-dependent oxidoreductase encodes MESIKADVTVVGGGIAGICAAIAAARQGLQVSLINDRPVLGGNASSEVRVHINGSAYLGNSPSYYAREGGLIEELKLKIFHYNPLYNKKLMLSLSDTALLDMVYDEPNISLFLNTCVHETGMENGRIQWVDGLQLASERKFRFESPTYIDCSGDGIVGYQAGAHFRWGREAKHEYKEELAPEVADHYTMGDTILFQARDVDYAVPYKRPGFAYDITKLDFFDSIRKGLNHRSFPRKINGLGGLWWLEYGGHMDIIKHNEDIALELRKLVYGIWDYIKNSGEFDDVDNLILDYVCPIPGKRESRRFIGEHMLSQNDLTAKPHFEDAVSVGGWYMDLHANKGIYDEGPATAWNFVPGLYNIPLRSLFSRNIPNLMFAGRNISATHVAFGSTRVMATCGCMGQAVGTAAALCVKYEADPAALVKAHMGELQAQLLRDGQTIVGLQEPLDRYFADGLTIRASSQRSYEHLHATEEISLDKALCLVLPIQTSVAESVQIKIKNRSEQSETLQVKLYGGERKENYIPTSELKDYHLLISAGYDDWITLDLGCEKPDDYKVYIVLEGSESLAVHTNEENMTGAVSFFYKPEEPSRLKKLNKSICFKGLIPSQDMYNPANVVNGFSRPYGLPNGWISERTEGREWLEFGFASPKNLDEIHLVFNSELNLEHFDDPIEPLIQDYDVTLTLEDGIKSEIKVRGNYLSLNKHQVNAQGVTHIRFDFCATYGSPYYEVFAVKFFAPKNAK; translated from the coding sequence ATGGAGTCTATAAAAGCTGATGTAACCGTCGTAGGTGGAGGTATTGCAGGGATATGCGCTGCCATTGCAGCTGCACGCCAAGGTCTGCAGGTTTCACTTATTAATGATCGGCCGGTTCTAGGGGGAAATGCGAGCAGCGAGGTCAGAGTGCATATCAACGGGTCGGCTTATCTCGGAAATAGTCCATCCTACTATGCACGAGAGGGTGGGTTGATAGAAGAACTGAAGCTGAAGATATTTCATTACAATCCGTTATACAACAAGAAACTTATGCTTTCGCTTTCCGATACAGCCTTACTCGACATGGTTTATGATGAGCCCAACATCTCTCTATTCCTGAACACATGCGTTCATGAAACGGGCATGGAAAACGGCAGAATTCAATGGGTAGACGGACTTCAGTTGGCTTCCGAGAGAAAATTTCGTTTTGAAAGCCCGACCTACATTGATTGCTCCGGGGATGGAATTGTTGGATACCAAGCAGGTGCTCACTTCCGATGGGGAAGAGAGGCGAAACATGAATACAAGGAGGAGCTTGCTCCAGAAGTGGCGGATCATTACACCATGGGCGATACGATTCTATTTCAAGCCCGTGATGTAGACTATGCCGTTCCTTACAAAAGGCCTGGCTTTGCGTATGATATTACGAAGCTGGACTTTTTCGATAGTATCCGAAAAGGGTTAAACCATCGGTCTTTTCCAAGGAAAATCAACGGACTTGGCGGATTGTGGTGGCTGGAATACGGCGGTCATATGGATATTATCAAGCATAATGAAGACATTGCATTGGAACTACGAAAATTGGTGTACGGAATCTGGGATTACATCAAAAACAGCGGCGAGTTCGATGATGTAGACAATCTCATTCTGGATTATGTGTGCCCAATTCCGGGAAAGCGGGAATCGAGACGATTCATAGGGGAACACATGCTGTCTCAAAACGATCTTACAGCAAAACCTCATTTCGAAGATGCGGTATCCGTCGGAGGCTGGTATATGGATCTGCATGCGAATAAAGGCATCTACGATGAAGGGCCAGCTACAGCGTGGAATTTTGTGCCGGGATTGTATAATATCCCGCTTCGCAGCTTATTTTCACGCAACATTCCCAATCTCATGTTCGCTGGCCGCAATATAAGCGCTACCCATGTGGCTTTTGGGTCTACAAGGGTCATGGCAACCTGTGGTTGTATGGGGCAGGCTGTAGGAACGGCTGCTGCGTTATGCGTAAAATATGAGGCAGACCCTGCGGCTCTCGTCAAAGCCCATATGGGTGAGCTTCAGGCACAGCTGCTTCGAGACGGGCAAACGATTGTAGGGCTTCAAGAGCCGTTGGATCGTTATTTCGCAGATGGATTAACGATTCGTGCCTCATCTCAGCGAAGCTATGAACATCTTCATGCAACCGAAGAGATCTCCTTGGACAAAGCGTTATGTTTGGTCTTGCCGATTCAGACATCCGTGGCGGAAAGCGTGCAGATCAAAATTAAAAATAGATCCGAGCAATCGGAAACGTTGCAAGTGAAACTATATGGCGGGGAGCGGAAGGAAAACTATATTCCCACCAGCGAACTGAAAGACTATCACTTGCTTATTTCAGCGGGTTACGATGACTGGATTACGCTGGACCTGGGCTGTGAGAAACCTGATGATTACAAGGTCTACATCGTATTGGAAGGTTCAGAGAGCCTTGCGGTACACACCAATGAAGAGAACATGACTGGAGCGGTGAGTTTCTTTTATAAACCGGAAGAGCCATCCAGGCTGAAGAAGCTTAATAAGAGCATTTGCTTCAAGGGTCTGATACCATCCCAGGATATGTATAATCCCGCGAATGTCGTCAACGGCTTCTCCAGACCTTATGGTCTGCCAAACGGTTGGATTTCGGAACGTACAGAAGGACGGGAATGGTTGGAATTTGGTTTTGCAAGCCCCAAAAATCTGGATGAAATCCATCTTGTCTTCAATTCGGAGCTGAATTTGGAGCATTTTGACGATCCAATCGAGCCACTGATTCAGGATTATGATGTGACCTTAACGTTAGAGGACGGGATCAAGAGTGAAATTAAAGTCCGCGGAAATTATCTTTCGTTGAATAAACATCAGGTGAATGCACAAGGTGTAACCCATATCCGGTTTGATTTCTGTGCAACGTATGGCTCACCTTATTATGAAGTGTTTGCAGTGAAATTTTTTGCTCCTAAAAATGCGAAGTGA
- a CDS encoding GDSL-type esterase/lipase family protein — protein sequence MKEFFPRRGLPNVIQKLENGEPVTIVYFGGSNTRSEGYRVMTADWLRGQYPHADIRAVNAGIDGTGSDLGCARLQTDVLRHQPDLVFVEFVGNDGGVPESKARIEGIVRQIRKHSLFTDILFVYTIKERDLNLFQSGEYQKGALMQEEVADYYGIPSIHLGVAVSQLVSGGKLIFTSSADVSIPGAVIFTHDSIHPTIPEGHQIYTDTITRSFEKMSELRDHVGNVEHHLPQDTLVPANPWEYATMLPLDRLTHFSAGWSYMTPDDFALVREYDWLFPGLWRAVDPGETIIVEFEGTHIGLFDIGGPDSGRLKVSVDGEEPIVLDRFTPYNDHNRNQYVFLPELPNGKHTVRFEIDHEKTDKAAVFEASGNVRSIAHVQQHPDWYDQTVIQLGKLLLVQPPL from the coding sequence ATGAAGGAATTTTTCCCTCGAAGAGGGCTACCTAATGTCATTCAGAAGTTGGAAAATGGGGAACCTGTGACCATCGTTTATTTTGGCGGCAGTAATACGCGTTCTGAAGGATACAGAGTCATGACGGCCGATTGGCTGCGAGGGCAATATCCCCATGCCGATATCCGCGCAGTGAACGCAGGCATTGATGGGACAGGATCGGACCTCGGCTGTGCTCGTTTGCAGACCGATGTACTGCGTCATCAGCCTGATCTCGTTTTTGTTGAATTTGTTGGCAATGATGGGGGAGTCCCCGAATCCAAGGCGCGAATCGAAGGTATTGTCCGACAGATCCGCAAGCACAGCCTATTCACCGATATACTGTTCGTATATACGATTAAGGAGCGGGATTTGAACTTATTTCAATCCGGAGAGTACCAGAAGGGTGCACTTATGCAAGAGGAAGTTGCCGACTATTACGGCATTCCTTCGATTCATCTGGGCGTGGCGGTCAGTCAATTGGTTTCAGGTGGAAAGCTCATTTTCACCTCAAGTGCAGATGTATCCATTCCCGGTGCCGTTATTTTTACACATGATTCGATCCATCCAACGATTCCCGAAGGACATCAGATTTACACGGACACCATCACCCGGTCATTTGAGAAAATGAGCGAACTTCGAGATCATGTGGGAAATGTGGAACATCATTTGCCGCAAGACACTCTGGTTCCGGCCAATCCTTGGGAGTATGCAACCATGCTGCCACTGGATCGTCTTACTCATTTTTCCGCAGGATGGTCTTACATGACTCCCGATGATTTTGCCTTAGTGCGCGAGTATGATTGGTTGTTCCCCGGTCTGTGGCGAGCAGTTGATCCCGGTGAGACGATCATAGTGGAATTTGAGGGAACCCACATCGGCTTATTTGATATCGGGGGGCCGGATTCTGGCAGATTGAAGGTGTCGGTGGATGGAGAGGAACCAATTGTTCTCGATCGGTTCACACCCTATAACGATCATAATCGAAATCAATATGTTTTCTTACCAGAACTACCCAATGGGAAACATACCGTTCGCTTCGAGATCGATCACGAGAAGACAGACAAAGCGGCCGTATTTGAAGCAAGTGGCAATGTAAGAAGTATCGCACATGTTCAGCAGCATCCGGATTGGTATGATCAAACGGTCATTCAGCTTGGAAAGTTGTTATTGGTGCAGCCGCCATTATAA